The following proteins come from a genomic window of Candidatus Methylomirabilota bacterium:
- a CDS encoding DUF3341 domain-containing protein, producing MAGTSVLGIFAHVDTTLDAIRKLREKGFLELTVYTPVPVEEIEEEIERVRPLSKVRLFTLIGALTGTSAGFFLTIWSSLKWSLVTGAKDPVSYPPFIIIAFELTILFGGLATALAILLLGRLPKLSPSPTYDPSFTLDRFGVAVSCPPETAATVTSLLTASGAEEVRQ from the coding sequence ATGGCCGGGACTTCCGTCCTGGGCATCTTCGCCCACGTGGACACCACGCTCGACGCCATCCGGAAGCTCCGCGAGAAGGGCTTCTTGGAGCTGACCGTCTACACGCCGGTGCCCGTGGAGGAGATCGAGGAGGAGATCGAGCGCGTGCGGCCCCTGTCGAAGGTGCGTCTGTTCACCCTGATCGGCGCCCTCACGGGCACCAGCGCGGGCTTCTTCCTGACCATCTGGTCCTCGCTCAAGTGGAGCCTGGTGACGGGGGCGAAGGACCCGGTGTCGTACCCACCCTTCATCATCATCGCCTTCGAGCTCACCATCCTCTTCGGCGGGCTGGCCACGGCCCTCGCCATCCTCCTCCTCGGCCGGCTGCCCAAGCTCTCGCCCTCGCCGACCTACGATCCGAGCTTCACGCTGGATCGCTTCGGCGTCGCCGTCAGCTGCCCTCCCGAGACGGCGGCCACGGTGACGTCGCTGCTCACGGCCTCCGGCGCCGAGGAGGTGCGGCAATGA